The following proteins are co-located in the Haloplanus sp. HW8-1 genome:
- a CDS encoding sulfatase → MRNVVLVTFDSLRADHCGFMGYDRDTTPTLDAMAAEGLNFEHAISPGPSTPESMPVIMTGEFPVGSDDSGSSLLATRRAKIRRHMKTRETLAERFGRAGYATAAFSPNPYTSRYFGFDRGFDRFEDFMGGSREELYQRMLDGALAGLPLGSVLPVRILLNWIQREEVFKPWEDFYDAIRAWTEQAPEPYFLWILLMDTHDPYLVPDDYRTQSWRAMYHANYRLWRQGHEPPFSETTHERLVRAYDDSIAYADAFLDRLRTDLADDDPLIAVHGDHGEAFGEHGTYGHHQRLFEENVHVPFVVEGAADRNVTAPVTLQRTPELLESLAIDGELPAFDDRNVPARTLDVDRSAVRARTYKYLRDGDEVRLYDLVTDPGEESPSRDLDPVARAPVTAREEHVAERRRIRDAVSDRGDRL, encoded by the coding sequence GTGAGAAACGTCGTCCTCGTGACGTTCGACAGTCTCCGGGCGGACCACTGCGGGTTCATGGGCTACGACCGCGACACCACGCCGACACTCGACGCGATGGCCGCCGAGGGGCTGAACTTCGAACACGCCATCTCGCCGGGGCCGTCGACGCCGGAGTCCATGCCGGTGATCATGACCGGGGAGTTCCCGGTCGGCAGCGACGATTCGGGGTCGTCGCTGCTCGCGACCCGCCGGGCCAAGATCAGGCGACACATGAAGACACGGGAGACGCTGGCCGAGCGCTTCGGCCGGGCGGGGTACGCGACGGCCGCCTTCTCGCCGAACCCGTACACCTCGCGGTACTTCGGATTCGATCGGGGGTTCGACCGCTTCGAGGACTTCATGGGCGGCTCACGGGAGGAACTGTACCAGCGGATGCTCGACGGCGCACTCGCCGGCCTTCCGCTCGGATCGGTGCTGCCGGTCCGAATCCTCCTCAACTGGATCCAGCGCGAGGAAGTGTTCAAACCGTGGGAGGACTTCTACGACGCGATCCGCGCGTGGACCGAACAGGCCCCCGAGCCGTACTTCCTGTGGATCCTGCTGATGGACACCCACGATCCGTACCTCGTGCCCGACGACTACCGGACCCAGTCGTGGCGGGCGATGTACCACGCCAACTATCGGCTCTGGCGACAGGGCCACGAGCCGCCGTTCTCGGAGACGACCCACGAGCGACTGGTGCGGGCGTACGACGACTCCATCGCGTACGCGGACGCGTTCCTCGACCGACTGCGGACCGACCTCGCGGACGACGACCCGCTGATCGCCGTCCACGGCGACCACGGCGAGGCGTTCGGCGAACACGGCACCTACGGCCACCACCAGCGACTGTTCGAGGAGAACGTCCACGTGCCATTCGTCGTCGAGGGGGCGGCCGACCGGAACGTGACGGCGCCGGTCACGCTCCAGCGGACGCCGGAGCTCCTCGAATCGCTCGCCATCGACGGGGAACTGCCGGCGTTCGACGACCGGAACGTGCCGGCCCGGACGCTCGACGTGGACCGGTCGGCCGTGCGCGCCCGGACGTACAAGTACCTGCGCGACGGGGACGAGGTACGCCTGTACGACCTCGTGACCGACCCCGGGGAGGAGTCGCCGAGTCGCGACCTCGACCCCGTGGCTCGGGCGCCGGTGACGGCACGGGAGGAACACGTCGCCGAGCGGCGTCGGATTCGCGACGCGGTGTCGGACCGGGGGGATCGGCTGTGA
- a CDS encoding glycosyltransferase family 4 protein has translation MHVVHLYDGHEKVYDGRGSVPGVVWNLARETVARGHEVTVVERQWRDLDVTAAHEGVAFHRLALATGSAEPWDQLPYEMVSSPLGAVRLIVDRANFARAAVPLLAHHDPDVIHVHLPFAANVLVTVASRFRDRLVYTAHLGETEQRVVEPRVSPDVYLAKRAARTIALNPSMHEAFADRGVSEGALETIPNGVDTTQFDGVTDADRAGVAERFGVDADVVALFVGTVTPRKGVLELARAAGRIFPVDADAEVVVVGNTELDAEYVQSVEDAITEAGIDDDVTLTGFVSERDLAALYDLGDVVVLPSYEEGSSIAVAEALAAGTPVIGTRIDGIRQQIDHGRHGLLSEPGDVDELSRHLETLLTDDERRETMAAAVDERAHDLSWSRITGDVLDVYREVAA, from the coding sequence ATGCACGTCGTCCACCTCTACGACGGTCACGAGAAAGTGTACGACGGCCGGGGGTCGGTCCCGGGCGTCGTCTGGAACCTGGCACGGGAGACGGTCGCGCGCGGCCACGAGGTCACGGTCGTCGAACGTCAGTGGCGGGACCTCGACGTGACGGCGGCCCACGAGGGCGTCGCCTTCCACCGGCTGGCGCTGGCGACGGGGAGCGCGGAGCCCTGGGACCAACTCCCCTACGAGATGGTGTCGAGTCCGCTCGGGGCGGTGCGACTGATCGTCGACCGGGCCAACTTCGCCCGCGCCGCCGTTCCCCTGCTTGCCCACCACGATCCGGACGTGATCCACGTCCACCTCCCGTTCGCGGCGAACGTCCTCGTGACCGTCGCGTCCCGCTTCCGGGACCGACTCGTGTACACGGCCCACCTCGGGGAGACCGAACAGCGCGTGGTGGAACCACGCGTCTCGCCGGACGTCTACCTGGCCAAGCGGGCGGCCCGGACGATCGCGCTGAACCCCTCGATGCACGAGGCGTTCGCCGACCGCGGCGTCTCGGAGGGGGCGCTCGAAACCATCCCCAACGGCGTCGACACGACGCAGTTCGACGGCGTCACCGACGCGGACCGCGCCGGCGTGGCCGAGCGGTTCGGCGTCGACGCCGACGTGGTCGCCCTGTTCGTCGGCACGGTGACGCCGCGGAAGGGCGTCCTGGAACTCGCGCGGGCGGCCGGCCGGATCTTCCCCGTCGACGCCGACGCCGAGGTGGTCGTCGTGGGCAACACCGAGTTGGACGCCGAGTACGTCCAGTCCGTCGAGGACGCGATTACAGAGGCGGGGATCGACGACGACGTGACGCTGACCGGCTTCGTCTCCGAGCGAGACCTCGCCGCGCTCTACGACCTCGGCGACGTCGTCGTCCTGCCGTCGTACGAGGAGGGATCGAGCATCGCCGTCGCCGAGGCGCTCGCCGCCGGGACGCCCGTGATCGGCACGCGGATCGACGGGATCAGACAGCAGATCGACCACGGACGACACGGGTTGCTCTCGGAACCGGGCGACGTCGACGAACTGTCGCGGCACCTGGAGACGCTACTCACCGACGACGAACGGCGCGAGACGATGGCGGCGGCGGTCGACGAGCGCGCCCACGATCTCTCGTGGTCACGGATCACGGGCGACGTCCTCGACGTCTACCGGGAGGTGGCGGCGTGA
- a CDS encoding sulfatase → MTDRRNVVLVSVDSVRADHCGFMGYDRDTTPTLDAMAETGLYFENAVAPGPSTYDSMPAVFTGRRMAPHTVGETFEGDTLDRKTENIARNMHGETLAEWFDRQGYATGAFTTNPYTGEHTAFARGFDRYEDFMDGGEGTLMQKAAHVPVFAELKHLVTLVRGDRASMRWSEYYREIVEWVRNAPEPYFLWIFLLDTHTPYLVDGEYRSETGPLGMYYHNWKLWMAKKWLDSDGSSLDRDSLVSLYDDAIRATDAFLDRLLADLGDTDPAVVVHADHGEAFGEHGTYGHQGTLYEENVHVPLVVHGGTVEGVERRPTSLTQLPAILRAVASDRDPRDGATDRPDIATATTWDGRRFAVRGRRLKYIATVDPETGSPTEEAVYDLASDEDEQRNLAAEHRAVVDACRTMVQQQFHHGKEVTNVADRAAALVAEEDETAKTPDRS, encoded by the coding sequence GTGACCGACCGTCGAAACGTCGTGCTGGTGAGCGTCGACAGTGTCCGGGCGGACCACTGCGGGTTCATGGGCTACGACCGCGACACCACGCCCACCCTCGACGCGATGGCCGAGACGGGGCTGTACTTCGAGAACGCCGTCGCGCCCGGCCCGAGCACGTACGACTCGATGCCGGCCGTCTTCACCGGTCGCCGGATGGCGCCACACACCGTCGGGGAGACGTTCGAGGGCGACACGCTCGACCGCAAGACCGAGAACATCGCACGGAACATGCACGGCGAGACGCTCGCCGAGTGGTTCGACCGCCAGGGCTACGCGACCGGGGCGTTCACCACGAACCCCTACACGGGCGAGCACACCGCGTTCGCGCGCGGCTTCGACCGGTACGAGGATTTCATGGACGGCGGCGAGGGGACGCTCATGCAGAAGGCCGCCCACGTCCCGGTGTTCGCGGAACTCAAACACCTCGTGACGCTCGTCCGGGGCGACCGGGCGTCGATGCGGTGGTCCGAGTACTATCGGGAGATCGTCGAGTGGGTCCGGAATGCCCCGGAGCCGTACTTCCTCTGGATCTTCCTGCTCGATACGCACACGCCGTACCTTGTCGACGGCGAGTACCGATCGGAGACGGGACCGCTGGGTATGTACTACCACAACTGGAAACTGTGGATGGCCAAGAAGTGGCTGGACTCGGACGGGTCGTCGCTGGATCGCGACAGCCTCGTCTCGCTGTACGACGACGCGATCCGCGCCACGGACGCGTTCCTCGACCGACTGCTCGCCGATCTGGGCGACACCGATCCGGCGGTGGTCGTCCACGCGGACCACGGCGAGGCGTTCGGCGAACACGGCACCTACGGCCACCAGGGAACGCTCTACGAGGAGAACGTCCACGTGCCGCTGGTGGTCCACGGCGGGACGGTCGAGGGTGTGGAGCGGCGACCGACCTCGTTGACCCAGCTCCCGGCCATCCTCCGGGCGGTCGCGAGCGACAGAGACCCACGGGACGGGGCGACCGATCGGCCGGACATCGCCACGGCGACGACGTGGGACGGGCGGCGGTTCGCCGTCCGGGGCCGGCGGCTGAAATACATCGCGACGGTTGATCCCGAGACCGGAAGCCCCACCGAGGAAGCGGTGTACGATCTGGCGTCCGACGAGGACGAGCAGCGGAACCTCGCGGCAGAACACAGGGCTGTCGTCGACGCATGTCGGACGATGGTCCAGCAACAGTTTCACCACGGAAAAGAGGTGACGAACGTCGCGGATCGGGCCGCGGCGTTGGTGGCGGAGGAAGACGAGACTGCGAAGACCCCCGATCGATCATGA
- a CDS encoding glycosyltransferase family 2 protein translates to MNDETVSVVIPTYFRNERLREAIESVRAQTYEPIEIIVVDGSEEAHARPVAENYDVRYIPQDEDRGPHAGRSEGAQVAEGAYVNFLDDDDRFHPRKIEKQRSVLDANDEVGVVYCGIEWENGHPVLPDPDVRGDVLDRALMFDMTPSSPSTMLIDADVLDAILPFENLHGADDMGMKIELAQRCAFDFVDEPLVTKGDDGDGLGGSRENIEGRFTLVDRYRDLYDRHPPHVRRTAVGHTHLLDAELTLNRTVWSPRAIRQAALACYHVPGLPLSFAGYLVASVFGRPGRDVARGVYSALVLGDEHRGKIT, encoded by the coding sequence ATGAACGACGAGACAGTCTCGGTGGTCATTCCGACGTACTTCCGGAACGAACGGCTGCGCGAGGCCATCGAGAGCGTCCGGGCACAGACCTACGAGCCGATCGAGATCATCGTCGTCGACGGCTCCGAGGAGGCACACGCTCGTCCGGTCGCCGAGAACTACGACGTCCGGTACATCCCACAGGACGAGGACCGGGGGCCACACGCCGGGCGGAGCGAGGGCGCACAGGTGGCCGAGGGAGCGTACGTGAACTTCCTCGACGACGACGACCGGTTTCACCCGCGAAAGATCGAAAAGCAGCGATCGGTGCTCGACGCGAACGACGAGGTCGGCGTGGTCTACTGTGGCATCGAGTGGGAGAACGGCCACCCGGTGCTGCCCGATCCCGACGTGCGGGGCGACGTCCTCGACCGGGCGCTCATGTTCGACATGACGCCGAGTAGTCCGTCGACGATGCTGATCGACGCCGACGTACTCGACGCGATCCTCCCCTTCGAGAACCTCCACGGCGCCGACGACATGGGGATGAAGATCGAACTGGCCCAGCGGTGTGCGTTCGATTTCGTGGACGAACCCCTGGTGACCAAGGGCGACGACGGCGACGGTCTCGGCGGCTCGCGGGAGAACATCGAAGGGCGGTTCACGCTCGTCGACCGGTATCGGGACCTCTACGACCGACATCCGCCACACGTTCGCCGAACCGCCGTGGGTCACACGCACCTCCTCGACGCGGAGTTGACGCTGAACCGGACGGTGTGGTCGCCGCGAGCGATCAGGCAGGCGGCGCTGGCGTGCTATCACGTGCCGGGGCTGCCGCTCTCTTTCGCCGGCTATCTGGTCGCGTCCGTGTTCGGCCGGCCGGGACGTGACGTCGCGAGGGGGGTCTACTCGGCGCTGGTACTCGGCGACGAACACCGGGGCAAGATCACGTAG
- a CDS encoding glycosyltransferase family 2 protein, with amino-acid sequence MKTSIIIATYERQDDVVECVHSLRNQFEQPDEIIIVDDGDLERTRDRLAENGMLDDVTHIGGPGEGRMASRNVGVANASGDIVCFLDDDVILPPIWLREVVETYERNEDASGVGGHVLNFNPDEIRKANMESLGYRALTAFRLLFLHDRIGDFSPIGVLWAPHTLVGGGEQDAEAFQGCNMTFRADVFEEYEFDEWYGATGSFTCEELDICARLAADGRRLVYNPRATVVHKRSTGPDRQTDGPDYANVTNLSYFLLKSPRFGVANFLLFACLITGYSLLGRDAEYVKRVFAGLGHYARQTDSGWLTSLTSKLL; translated from the coding sequence ATGAAAACGAGCATCATCATCGCGACGTACGAACGCCAGGACGACGTGGTCGAGTGTGTCCACTCCCTCCGCAATCAGTTCGAGCAACCCGACGAGATAATCATCGTCGACGACGGCGATCTCGAGCGCACACGGGACCGTCTCGCCGAAAACGGGATGCTCGATGACGTCACCCACATCGGCGGGCCGGGCGAGGGGCGGATGGCGAGTCGGAACGTCGGCGTCGCGAATGCGTCCGGGGACATCGTCTGCTTTCTGGACGACGACGTGATTCTGCCACCGATCTGGCTGCGTGAAGTGGTCGAAACGTACGAACGAAACGAGGACGCCAGCGGCGTCGGGGGGCACGTGTTGAACTTCAACCCCGACGAAATCCGGAAAGCCAACATGGAGTCGCTCGGGTACCGGGCGCTCACCGCGTTTCGGCTACTGTTTCTGCACGACAGAATCGGTGACTTCAGTCCGATCGGCGTCCTCTGGGCGCCGCATACGCTCGTCGGCGGCGGTGAACAGGACGCCGAGGCGTTCCAAGGCTGCAACATGACGTTTCGGGCCGACGTGTTCGAGGAGTACGAGTTCGACGAGTGGTACGGCGCGACCGGCTCGTTCACCTGTGAGGAACTCGATATCTGTGCGCGTCTGGCCGCCGACGGCCGTCGGCTGGTGTACAATCCCCGTGCGACGGTCGTCCACAAGCGGAGCACCGGTCCCGACAGGCAGACGGACGGACCGGACTACGCCAACGTGACCAACCTGTCGTACTTCCTTCTGAAGAGCCCCCGCTTCGGCGTAGCGAATTTTCTTCTGTTCGCGTGTCTGATCACGGGATATTCGTTGCTCGGCCGTGACGCCGAATACGTCAAACGGGTGTTCGCGGGACTGGGGCATTACGCACGACAGACCGACTCCGGATGGCTGACCAGTCTGACGAGCAAGCTACTATGA
- a CDS encoding glycosyltransferase family 4 protein gives MASYSILLCSDYLPPSDGGVEHVVENLALRLSERGHDVGVFTLADDSGIDLRDDPAVTVFEADSLELTDLLGLQSSVAPAAIPEFRRVLRAFDPDLVHVHNRFFFTSIVGKLHHLLSGYPLVTTLHLGHIDEIDGLGGVLATGFERTVSRWIVSGSDHVICVSGAVEEVATELGAPRTTVARNSVDTSRFQPTETDDGVTVLYVGRLIRNNGPQDLLAAAPDVLETHPDVRIELFGGGPLEETLRRRVAELDHSDRVTVHGYVDDITDAYAVGDVFCRPSYSEGLPLTLLESMACGIPPVVTPVAGVPEVVTGDRTGRFVSPGDPASIGSALDDLVADREQRVAIGRRAREYVRTHHSWDQRTTKVITVYESVMNRD, from the coding sequence GTGGCCTCCTACTCCATCCTCCTCTGTTCGGACTATCTCCCACCGAGCGACGGGGGCGTCGAACACGTCGTGGAAAACCTGGCGCTCCGCCTGTCGGAGCGCGGCCACGACGTGGGGGTGTTCACCCTGGCTGACGACTCGGGCATCGATCTCCGCGACGACCCGGCCGTCACCGTGTTCGAGGCCGACTCGCTCGAACTGACCGACCTCCTGGGGCTGCAATCGAGCGTCGCCCCGGCGGCCATCCCCGAGTTTCGACGGGTGCTTCGCGCCTTCGATCCGGACCTCGTCCACGTCCACAACCGATTTTTCTTCACCAGCATCGTCGGCAAACTCCACCACCTGCTGTCGGGGTATCCGCTGGTGACGACGCTGCATCTCGGGCATATCGACGAGATCGACGGTCTCGGCGGCGTGCTGGCGACGGGCTTCGAACGGACGGTCTCGCGCTGGATCGTCTCGGGCAGCGATCACGTCATCTGCGTCAGCGGGGCAGTCGAGGAGGTGGCGACCGAACTGGGAGCCCCGCGGACTACCGTCGCCCGCAACTCCGTGGACACGTCCCGGTTCCAGCCGACCGAGACCGACGACGGCGTGACCGTCCTCTACGTCGGGCGACTGATCCGGAACAACGGGCCCCAGGATCTGCTGGCTGCCGCCCCCGACGTGCTCGAAACCCACCCCGACGTGCGGATCGAACTGTTCGGCGGCGGTCCCTTGGAGGAGACGCTCCGTCGCCGTGTGGCCGAACTCGATCACTCCGATCGGGTCACCGTCCACGGCTACGTCGACGACATCACGGACGCGTACGCGGTCGGCGACGTGTTCTGCCGGCCGTCGTACTCCGAGGGGCTCCCGCTGACGCTCCTCGAGTCGATGGCGTGTGGGATTCCGCCGGTCGTCACGCCGGTCGCCGGCGTCCCCGAAGTGGTCACGGGCGACCGGACCGGGCGCTTCGTCTCGCCGGGCGATCCGGCGTCGATCGGTTCGGCGCTCGACGACCTCGTCGCGGACCGGGAGCAGCGCGTGGCGATCGGGCGCCGCGCTCGCGAGTACGTTCGGACGCATCACTCGTGGGACCAACGGACGACAAAGGTAATTACAGTGTACGAGAGTGTGATGAACCGTGACTGA
- a CDS encoding sulfatase, whose product MSENVILVTVDSLRADHCGFLGADRDLTPTLDAMAADGLVFEQAFAPGPRTPSSMPVVFTGEFVRQRDLGVYRSYDEKRSAHVERRARIRRHLDRFRTVPERFGALGYDTAGVTANPWTDAETNFDRGFDVFHAVQNSDVEPRSLPLGRAIGTLTDAGVDDWLLTWPDFYDLIIEARAELDEPYFLWVFLLDPHQPYFTPSRYREENSTPAMYYSNVRHSRFHGYTDPLPAHLETRLARAYRDTVRSVDAFVDRLLDDLADDDPTTVVHADHGESFHEHGTYGHRPQLYQENLHVPFLIHGAETTGRIETPVTLRDLPAYVTRAGSGGLDPTASARNFLLSRTEEAERTAVRTDDWTYISADETFADYLYDFQPAELYRTTVDPGETRNLIAEAEMAEPAALLRAVLDRFDAHGWECAAVSAAAETIPDDG is encoded by the coding sequence ATGAGCGAGAACGTGATCCTCGTCACCGTCGACAGCCTGCGTGCGGACCACTGTGGCTTTCTGGGCGCCGACCGCGACCTGACGCCGACCCTCGACGCGATGGCCGCCGACGGCCTCGTCTTCGAACAGGCGTTCGCCCCCGGCCCCCGAACGCCGTCGTCGATGCCGGTCGTCTTCACCGGCGAGTTCGTCCGGCAGCGCGACCTCGGCGTGTACCGGAGCTACGACGAGAAGCGGTCGGCACACGTCGAGCGACGTGCCCGCATCCGGCGACACCTCGATCGCTTTCGCACCGTGCCCGAACGGTTCGGGGCGCTCGGCTACGACACCGCGGGCGTCACCGCGAACCCGTGGACCGACGCGGAGACCAACTTCGACCGGGGATTCGACGTCTTCCACGCCGTCCAGAACAGCGACGTCGAACCCCGGAGCCTCCCGCTCGGACGGGCGATCGGCACGCTCACCGACGCCGGCGTCGACGACTGGCTGCTCACCTGGCCCGACTTCTACGACCTGATCATCGAGGCCCGTGCGGAACTCGACGAACCGTACTTCCTCTGGGTCTTCCTCCTCGACCCTCACCAACCCTACTTCACCCCGTCTCGCTATCGCGAGGAGAACTCCACGCCGGCGATGTACTACAGCAACGTCCGCCACAGTCGGTTTCACGGGTATACGGATCCGCTCCCCGCTCACCTCGAAACCCGCCTCGCGCGCGCCTATCGGGACACCGTCCGGTCGGTGGACGCGTTCGTCGACCGCCTCCTCGACGACCTCGCGGACGACGATCCGACGACCGTCGTCCACGCCGACCACGGGGAGTCGTTCCACGAACACGGCACCTACGGCCACCGTCCCCAACTCTACCAGGAGAACCTCCACGTCCCCTTCCTGATCCACGGGGCCGAGACGACGGGCCGGATCGAGACTCCCGTCACACTCCGGGATCTGCCGGCGTACGTCACCCGTGCCGGTTCCGGCGGTCTCGATCCGACTGCCTCCGCCCGTAACTTCCTCCTCTCCCGGACCGAGGAGGCCGAACGGACCGCCGTCCGGACCGACGACTGGACGTATATCAGCGCCGACGAGACGTTCGCCGACTACCTCTACGACTTCCAGCCGGCGGAGCTGTATCGAACGACCGTCGACCCGGGCGAGACGCGAAACCTGATCGCCGAGGCCGAGATGGCCGAACCCGCCGCCCTCCTGCGGGCGGTCCTCGATCGGTTCGACGCACACGGCTGGGAGTGTGCCGCCGTCTCCGCGGCCGCGGAGACGATCCCCGACGACGGGTAG
- a CDS encoding polysaccharide deacetylase family protein: protein MCWGVHLSSERTVVGVVDRPAGGGPENHMEPTVVISVEIELAWGLSHLPGREGIDRHSRGRTAETATLERLLSLCDDLSLPLTFDVVGHLLLERCAGRHDGPHDDVFFGADPGTDAERDPLYYAPDLIRRILDADTPHEIGSHTFSHTPAHEVGTDVLDWELDAARRHHADFGLSAPTSFVPPIHAPVPHDLLRTHGFDAVRTPTEYWAPVAEPDPPASLLRALPWRLRHAYPVEVLFRSHPVREPTVVDGVVEHYSSWHASLTAPYLPNGRTVPHRAFRLLPRSLRQSIHERYLRSGVERAVAQRSCAHFWSHLFNLSNDAQWEPVESALRTIARRRDRGDVAVRTMDSLTERIADA from the coding sequence ATGTGCTGGGGGGTCCACCTCTCGTCCGAACGGACGGTCGTCGGCGTCGTCGACCGCCCGGCCGGTGGGGGGCCCGAGAATCACATGGAACCGACGGTCGTCATCAGCGTGGAGATCGAACTGGCGTGGGGGTTGAGTCACCTGCCCGGTCGCGAGGGCATCGACCGACACAGTCGCGGACGCACGGCCGAGACGGCGACGCTCGAACGCCTGCTCTCGCTGTGTGACGACCTCTCCCTGCCGCTCACGTTCGACGTCGTCGGCCACCTGTTGCTGGAGCGCTGTGCCGGTCGCCACGACGGTCCGCACGACGACGTGTTCTTCGGCGCCGATCCGGGGACGGACGCCGAGCGCGATCCGCTGTACTACGCGCCCGATCTGATCCGGCGGATCCTGGACGCCGACACGCCTCACGAGATCGGGTCGCACACCTTCTCACACACCCCCGCTCACGAGGTCGGGACCGACGTCCTCGATTGGGAACTCGACGCTGCCCGCCGGCACCACGCCGACTTCGGCCTGTCGGCGCCGACGAGTTTCGTCCCCCCGATCCACGCGCCGGTCCCCCACGACCTGCTCCGGACCCACGGCTTCGACGCCGTTCGGACGCCCACCGAGTACTGGGCGCCGGTGGCGGAGCCCGACCCCCCCGCGTCGCTCCTGCGGGCACTCCCGTGGCGTCTCCGGCACGCGTATCCCGTCGAGGTGTTGTTCCGCTCGCATCCCGTCCGCGAGCCGACCGTCGTCGACGGCGTCGTCGAACACTACTCCTCGTGGCACGCGTCGCTGACTGCCCCCTACCTGCCGAACGGTCGGACCGTTCCCCACCGTGCTTTTCGGCTGCTTCCGCGGTCGCTCCGGCAGTCGATCCACGAACGGTATCTGCGGTCGGGCGTCGAGCGGGCCGTCGCGCAGCGGTCCTGTGCCCACTTCTGGAGTCACCTGTTCAACCTCTCGAACGACGCGCAGTGGGAGCCGGTCGAATCGGCGTTGCGGACGATCGCTCGACGGCGGGATCGTGGCGACGTCGCCGTCCGAACCATGGACTCGCTCACGGAGCGGATCGCCGATGCCTGA
- a CDS encoding glycosyltransferase family 2 protein: MASPGTVSVIIPTHYRNDPLRDAIRSALGQTYDPVEVIVVDDSGEEHARSVVDEYESVTYVPLSQSRGAQGARQAGVERATGEYIQFLDDDDQLLASKLSRQVPVLAVDDDDVGVVYCGLRWEDGPVVLPRPGVRGDVLVDALRFDTSSCMMGTMLIERSALDRVDLLKHDHAADDIGFKIELARVTDFDYINDVLLIRGDSAGSLSTTQAAVAGRFEIIDMYDDLYARFPEDVRREALAEAYLVAGEFALQDAVWSTSAIRSFVTAVSYSPGFSLPYAGSLVSSLFGRLVYKLSRRLYSRLVLGSKRKGKGM, translated from the coding sequence ATGGCGTCTCCCGGCACCGTCTCGGTGATAATCCCCACACATTACCGGAACGATCCGTTGCGGGATGCGATCCGCAGTGCCCTCGGCCAGACGTACGACCCCGTCGAGGTGATCGTCGTCGACGACTCCGGGGAGGAACACGCCAGATCCGTCGTCGACGAGTACGAGTCGGTCACGTACGTGCCGTTGAGCCAGTCCCGCGGCGCACAGGGGGCACGGCAGGCCGGCGTCGAGCGGGCAACGGGGGAGTATATCCAGTTTCTGGACGACGACGACCAGCTCCTGGCGTCGAAGCTGAGCCGACAGGTGCCGGTCCTCGCCGTCGACGACGACGACGTCGGCGTCGTCTACTGTGGGCTCCGGTGGGAGGACGGTCCCGTCGTTTTGCCGCGACCCGGGGTTCGGGGAGACGTTCTGGTCGATGCGCTGCGGTTCGACACCTCGTCCTGCATGATGGGGACGATGCTGATCGAGCGGTCGGCGCTCGACCGCGTGGATCTGCTCAAACACGACCACGCGGCCGACGACATCGGCTTCAAGATCGAACTCGCCCGCGTCACCGACTTCGATTACATCAACGACGTGTTGCTCATCAGGGGCGACTCGGCGGGGTCGCTCAGCACCACGCAGGCCGCCGTTGCGGGACGATTCGAGATCATCGACATGTACGACGACCTGTACGCACGGTTTCCGGAGGACGTTCGGCGGGAGGCGCTGGCGGAGGCGTACCTCGTCGCGGGGGAGTTCGCTCTCCAAGACGCCGTCTGGTCGACGTCCGCCATCCGGTCGTTCGTGACCGCGGTGTCGTACTCGCCGGGGTTTTCGCTCCCCTACGCGGGATCGCTGGTCAGTTCGCTGTTCGGTCGACTGGTTTACAAGCTCTCCCGACGACTCTACTCGCGACTGGTCTTGGGATCGAAACGGAAGGGCAAGGGGATGTAA
- a CDS encoding DUF1616 domain-containing protein, with protein MPEDDPSDADDAGVDRLRALVAALTVRDVATLVVAAALLVGLAGVVYVALTPQQATDPYTEFYVLGDDGRAADYPTNLTVGERATVTVGVVNHERRQVTYTLLVRTDDRTLVTRQLAVDRDERREETVSYSFDRSGRVRVQFHLYRGTDAGSGAEPYRRLRLWTNVSAPPATVAVDLAPSPVRRTGALSPVAARFAQPLNYIVVQSH; from the coding sequence ATGCCTGAGGACGACCCCTCGGACGCCGACGACGCCGGGGTCGACCGCCTTCGCGCGCTGGTGGCCGCGCTCACGGTCCGGGACGTCGCGACGCTCGTCGTCGCGGCGGCCCTCCTCGTCGGCCTCGCCGGCGTGGTCTACGTCGCCCTGACGCCCCAGCAGGCGACCGATCCCTACACCGAGTTCTACGTCCTCGGGGACGACGGGCGGGCCGCCGACTACCCGACGAATCTGACCGTCGGGGAGCGCGCGACGGTCACCGTCGGCGTCGTGAACCACGAACGGCGCCAGGTCACCTACACGCTCCTCGTCCGGACGGACGACCGGACGCTCGTGACCCGACAACTGGCCGTCGACAGGGACGAGCGCCGCGAGGAGACGGTGTCGTACTCGTTCGATCGCTCCGGCCGTGTCAGGGTGCAGTTCCACCTGTATCGCGGGACCGACGCCGGGTCCGGGGCCGAGCCGTATCGCCGACTTCGGCTGTGGACGAACGTCTCTGCGCCGCCCGCGACGGTCGCGGTGGATCTGGCTCCGTCACCTGTCCGTCGTACTGGTGCGCTGAGCCCTGTCGCCGCTCGTTTCGCCCAACCCCTCAATTATATAGTAGTACAGTCTCATTGA